A portion of the Bifidobacterium sp. ESL0800 genome contains these proteins:
- a CDS encoding class C sortase codes for MGLAGGDVADAADVADVADVSAVAVESDGSVGSAEPSASVAEGSAARHAKARKPRSLIDVAIFVVGLAIFLYPLVADYVNYRQPQAAIDAYDAIVSKLSPSAQRKMWNDAKSYNAEIGRLPVRDPFRSGDIKAPFNRYYKTLNVDGKGMMGYVDIPKIHVKLPIEHGTSDKALANATGHLATTPLPTDDTGIQPVVTGHTGLVGHILFDNLTQLRRGDVFQIRVLNHRLSYRVDRISVVLPDDVSRLQPISGGNYVTLLTCTPYGVNDHRLLVRGHFVGEGVPATQPSGAPLWTMWLFLVLVMLAAVGMALARRRRARLSRILADALDRFEAQDEEFSDSSRLGRRHGSAGRLRAKIALLTALIWLLAFVALICAWASFGLMMRTGFLPVFNLGYAWFDAHVAYFFGLV; via the coding sequence ATGGGGTTGGCTGGGGGTGACGTGGCTGACGCGGCCGACGTCGCTGATGTGGCCGACGTGAGCGCCGTGGCCGTTGAATCGGACGGGAGTGTCGGGTCCGCGGAACCTTCCGCCTCTGTTGCGGAGGGTTCGGCTGCCCGCCATGCCAAGGCGCGCAAGCCCCGCAGCCTCATCGATGTGGCCATTTTCGTGGTCGGGCTGGCGATTTTCCTCTATCCGCTGGTGGCGGACTATGTGAACTATCGCCAGCCGCAGGCCGCCATCGACGCCTACGACGCCATCGTTTCCAAGCTCTCGCCGTCTGCCCAGCGGAAGATGTGGAACGATGCCAAGTCCTACAACGCCGAAATCGGGCGTCTGCCGGTGCGCGATCCGTTCCGCAGCGGCGATATCAAAGCGCCGTTCAATAGGTATTACAAAACCCTCAACGTGGACGGCAAAGGCATGATGGGCTATGTCGATATCCCCAAGATTCATGTGAAGCTGCCTATCGAGCACGGTACTTCCGACAAGGCGCTGGCGAATGCCACCGGCCATCTCGCCACGACCCCGCTACCGACCGACGACACCGGCATCCAGCCCGTCGTCACCGGCCACACCGGTCTCGTCGGCCATATTCTTTTCGACAACCTCACGCAGCTCAGGCGCGGCGACGTGTTCCAGATTCGCGTGCTGAACCACCGGCTGAGCTACCGGGTCGACCGGATTTCCGTGGTGCTGCCCGACGACGTGAGCCGGCTGCAGCCCATCTCCGGCGGCAACTACGTCACGCTGCTCACCTGCACGCCCTACGGCGTCAACGACCATCGACTGCTCGTGCGCGGCCATTTTGTGGGGGAGGGGGTGCCCGCAACCCAGCCGAGCGGCGCGCCTCTGTGGACGATGTGGCTGTTTCTGGTGCTGGTCATGCTGGCTGCGGTGGGCATGGCGCTCGCCCGTCGCCGTCGCGCGCGGCTGAGCCGTATCCTCGCCGACGCCCTTGACCGGTTCGAGGCGCAAGACGAGGAATTCTCGGACTCCAGTCGTCTCGGCCGCCGCCACGGTTCGGCCGGCCGTCTGCGAGCGAAAATCGCCTTGCTCACGGCGTTGATCTGGTTGCTGGCTTTCGTCGCCTTGATTTGTGCGTGGGCTTCGTTCGGCCTGATGATGCGCACCGGTTTCCTGCCCGTCTTCAACCTCGGCTACGCGTGGTTCGACGCCCACGTCGCATATTTCTTCGGCCTCGTATAG
- a CDS encoding trypsin-like peptidase domain-containing protein, giving the protein MAEDNKDEWGSGQPAHPDNDTNASSSFTTNSGYVGNDGNTESGNVGYSGSQAANTADSEPGDTQSAATQETRNINTTPTEVFTTGYRPDGANSTNTSSDNPYQTSASDDSGNGSVGGSGPYRPAPEYGAYGPLPDHIGNNGDAGSNYGNANAPFGSGNAPQPNTPGNNGAANTPSMPWNGIFGNAGRNPNAGQNGNAGGENNNGFGNSYNSYNPGPGQGEGPNGGNFGGPNTPNGGYGYGNGYAKPKSSSNVVTAIVAAVVTAALCLGLGFLGISKGWVTVPTSSSMSGITSNKSGSGTANVKGGQAPDWAGVSSQVSNSVVSITTQVSQGIAKGSGAILDTKGHVVTNNHVVSGGQNIQVTLSNGQMYKATIVGADNTTDLAVLQLQNAPSDLKPVEFADSSKLAVGENVMAVGNPLGYDDTATTGIVSALNRPVSVMDDNNSEIVTNAVQIDAAINPGNSGGPTFNAAGQVIGINSSIASASSSSGQSGSIGIGFAIPSNLVKRVADEIVSKGSVQHAMLGVTIKSANVESDGVTRGGAQITTPSTGGSAVVKGSPADKAGLKADDTVVAFNGQAVGSSSALLGYVRASALGDKVKLTIVRGGKTMDVEVTLDQKESDVKGSNRSETQKQGTNGQNGNGQGQNGQGQQNGNGNSDGDGGGLFDPFGLW; this is encoded by the coding sequence ATGGCTGAAGACAATAAAGATGAGTGGGGCAGCGGTCAGCCTGCACATCCGGATAATGATACGAACGCTTCGTCAAGCTTTACTACCAATAGTGGTTACGTCGGCAATGACGGAAATACGGAAAGCGGCAACGTCGGTTACTCTGGTTCGCAAGCCGCCAACACGGCCGATTCCGAGCCGGGCGATACGCAATCTGCTGCGACGCAGGAGACCCGAAATATCAACACCACTCCGACGGAAGTGTTCACCACGGGCTACCGTCCAGACGGCGCGAATTCAACGAATACTTCTTCGGACAATCCCTATCAGACTTCCGCTTCCGATGATTCCGGCAACGGCTCCGTCGGCGGCTCGGGCCCATACCGTCCGGCTCCGGAATATGGGGCCTATGGCCCGTTGCCCGATCACATCGGCAACAACGGCGATGCCGGCAGCAACTACGGCAATGCCAATGCGCCGTTCGGTTCCGGCAATGCCCCGCAGCCGAACACACCGGGCAACAACGGTGCGGCCAACACCCCAAGCATGCCGTGGAACGGTATCTTCGGCAACGCCGGCCGGAACCCGAACGCCGGACAGAACGGCAACGCGGGCGGCGAGAACAATAACGGTTTTGGCAATTCCTACAATTCCTACAACCCCGGTCCCGGCCAGGGAGAAGGGCCGAACGGCGGCAATTTCGGCGGCCCGAATACGCCTAACGGCGGTTACGGCTACGGCAACGGCTACGCGAAGCCCAAATCCAGCAGCAACGTCGTCACGGCCATCGTCGCGGCCGTGGTCACCGCGGCACTGTGCTTGGGGCTCGGTTTTCTTGGCATTTCCAAAGGTTGGGTGACCGTTCCGACTTCCAGCTCGATGTCTGGCATCACGTCCAACAAATCCGGTTCCGGCACCGCTAACGTCAAAGGCGGGCAGGCTCCGGACTGGGCCGGCGTCTCCTCGCAGGTGTCCAATTCCGTGGTCTCGATCACCACGCAGGTCAGCCAGGGCATCGCCAAGGGCTCCGGCGCGATTCTCGACACCAAGGGCCATGTCGTCACCAACAACCACGTGGTGAGCGGCGGGCAGAACATCCAGGTCACGCTTTCCAACGGCCAGATGTACAAGGCGACCATCGTCGGTGCCGACAACACCACCGATCTCGCGGTACTGCAGCTGCAGAACGCGCCGAGCGACCTCAAGCCGGTCGAGTTCGCGGATTCCAGCAAGCTCGCGGTCGGCGAGAACGTCATGGCCGTCGGCAACCCCTTGGGCTACGACGACACCGCCACCACCGGCATCGTTTCCGCGCTGAACCGCCCGGTTTCGGTGATGGACGACAACAATTCCGAAATCGTGACCAACGCGGTGCAGATCGACGCGGCCATCAACCCGGGCAACTCGGGTGGCCCCACCTTCAACGCTGCCGGCCAGGTCATCGGCATCAATTCCTCGATCGCCTCTGCGTCCTCGTCTTCCGGCCAGTCCGGCTCGATCGGCATCGGCTTCGCGATTCCCTCGAACCTCGTCAAGCGCGTGGCCGATGAAATCGTCTCCAAGGGTTCCGTCCAGCACGCGATGCTCGGCGTGACCATCAAGTCCGCAAACGTCGAATCCGACGGCGTCACCCGCGGCGGCGCTCAGATCACCACGCCTTCCACCGGCGGCTCGGCGGTCGTCAAGGGCAGCCCGGCGGACAAGGCCGGCCTCAAGGCCGACGATACCGTGGTGGCCTTCAACGGCCAGGCGGTTGGCTCGAGCTCCGCGTTGCTCGGCTACGTCCGCGCCTCGGCGCTCGGCGACAAGGTGAAGCTCACCATCGTCCGCGGCGGCAAGACCATGGATGTCGAAGTCACCCTTGATCAGAAGGAAAGCGACGTCAAGGGCAGCAACCGTTCCGAAACCCAGAAGCAGGGCACCAACGGCCAGAACGGCAATGGCCAAGGTCAGAACGGCCAGGGCCAGCAGAACGGCAATGGCAACAGTGACGGAGACGGCGGCGGCCTCTTCGACCCGTTCGGTCTCTGGTAA